The following coding sequences lie in one Pempheris klunzingeri isolate RE-2024b chromosome 13, fPemKlu1.hap1, whole genome shotgun sequence genomic window:
- the LOC139211677 gene encoding alcohol dehydrogenase class-3 chain L — protein MATAGKVIRCKAAVAWEAGKPQVMEEVEVAPPKGGEVRLKIVATGICHTDSYTLSGSDPEGVFPVVLGHEGAGIVESVGEGVTKFQPGDTVIPLYVPQCGECKFCKNPKTNLCQKIRLTQGSGLMPDGTTRFSCKGKSLFHFMGCSTFSEYTVVAEISLAKVDHRAPLDKVCLLGCGITTGYGAALNTAKVEAGSTCAVFGLGALGLAAIMGCKAAGAARIIGIDLNPDKFKTAREFGATDVVNPKDHSKLIQEVLVEMTDGGVDYSFECVGNVGIMRAALEACHKGWGTSVIIGVAAAGQEISTRPFQLVTGRTWKGTAFGGYKSVDSVPKLVEDYMNKKLKVDEFVTHSLPFEKISDGFDLMHAGKCIRVVLQF, from the exons ATGGCAACTGCAGGGAAG GTGATCCGGTGCAAAGCCGCAGTAGCGTGGGAGGCTGGGAAACCTCaagtgatggaggaggtggaggtggcgCCTCCTAAGGGTGGGGAAGTTCGCCTCAAG ATTGTGGCCACAGGGATCTGTCACACTGACTCCTACACACTAAGTGGCTCCGACCCTGAGGGAGTCTTCCCCGTCGTGCTGGGCCACGAGGGAGCCGGCATCGTGGAGAGCGTCGGGGAGGGAGTCACCAAGTTTCAGCCAG GGGACACGGTCATACCCTTGTACGTCCCACAATGCGGAGAGTGCAAGTTCTGTAAGAATCCCAAAACCAACTTGTGTCAAAAGATCAG GCTCACTCAGGGCAGCGGCTTGATGCCAGATGGAACAACCCGTTTCTCCTGCAAAGGCAAGAGCCTCTTCCACTTCATGGGCTGCAGCACATTCTCTGAGTACACTGTGGTGGCTGAGATCTCCCTGGCCAAAGTGGACCACAGGGCCCCTCTGGACAAGGTGTGCCTGCTGGGCTGTGGCATCACCACTGGTTATGGAGCTGCTCTAAACACTGCCAAG gtggaggctggctccacctgtgctgtgtttggCCTGGGAGCGCTCGGCCTTGCAGCAATCATGGGTTGTAAAGCAGCCGGGGCGGCCAGGATTATTGGGATCGATCTCAACCCGGACAAGTTTAAAACTGCTCGAGAGTTCGGTGCCACAGACGTGGTGAACCCGAAGGACCACAGCAAGCTGATCCAAGAGGTCCTGGTGGAGATGACAGATGGAGGTGTGGACTACTCCTTTGAGTGTGTGGGCAATGTGGGAATCATG AGGGCAGCCCTGGAGGCCTGCCATAAAGGATGGGGCACCAGCGTAATCATCGGCGTGGCAGCAGCTGGACAGGAGATCTCCACCCGGCCTTTCCAGCTGGTGACTGGACGTACCTGGAAGGGCACCGCATTCGGAG GATACAAGAGTGTCGACAGTGTTCCCAAACTGGTGGAGGACTACATGAACAAGAAGCTCAAAGTGGATGAATTTGTGACTCACAGTCTGCCCTTTGAGAAGATCTCCGATGGGTTTGATCtcatgcatgctgggaaatg CATTCGCGTCGTCCTTCAGTTCTAG
- the LOC139211878 gene encoding alcohol dehydrogenase 1-like, with protein MITETGVPLFLAQCRECLICKSPKTNQCEKAWSTNHPGVMAPPESRFTCKGKKVLQFSGTSTFSEYTVVRQIAVAKIDPAAPLDKVCLLGCGICTGYGAAVNTAKVEPGSTCAVFGLGAVGLAAVMGCKAAGAKRIIAVDINPEKFEKAKVFSANDFVNPKDHSKPISQVLSEMTNGGVDFSLECVGNVAVMRSALESCIQAWGVGVIVGWTDLEDVSARPVQLIGGRTWKGALFGGDND; from the exons ATGATCACAGAGACG GGTGTCCCTCTGTTCCTCGCCCAGTGTAGAGAATGTCTCATCTGTAAGAGCCCAAAGACCAACCAGTGTGAGAAGGCGTG GTCCACTAATCATCCCGGTGTCATGGCACCGCCAGAGTCCAGGTTTACCTGTAAGGGCAAGAAGGTGCTGCAGTTTTCAGGAACCAGTACCTTCTCTGAGTACACTGTGGTCAGACAGATTGCTGTGGCTAAGATCGACCCCGCTGCCCCTCTGGACAAAGTGTGTCTCCTCGGCTGTGGGATCTGCACAGGATATGGAGCAGCAGTTAATACTGCCAAG GTGGAACCAGGCTCCACATGTGCAGTGTTTGGCCTGGGAGCTGTGGGTTTGGCTGCAGTCATGGGCTGCAAGGCTGCAGGAGCCAAGAGGATTATCGCTGTTGACATCAATCCAGAGAAGTTTGAGAAGGCCAAGGTGTTCAGCGCAAACGACTTCGTGAACCCAAAGGACCACAGTAAACCCATCAGCCAGGTGCTGTCTGAGATGACCAACGGAGGAGTGGACTTTTCCCTGGAATGTGTCGGGAATGTGGCAGTCATG CGCAGTGCCTTGGAGTCCTGTATACAAGCTTGGGGTGTCGGCGTTATTGTTGGCTGGACAGACTTGGAGGACGTTTCTGCTCGACCCGTTCAGCTCATCGGTGGACGCACATGGAAGGGTGCCCTGTTTGGAGGTGACAACGACTAA
- the LOC139211676 gene encoding alcohol dehydrogenase 1-like isoform X1, with protein sequence MATAGKVIKCKAAVAWEPNKPLVMEDIEVAPPQANEVRIKIAATGVCHTDLYHLFEGMHKDGFPAVLGHEGAGIVESVGPGVTEFQPGDKVIPLFISQCRECRFCKSPKTNQCESGWSAGRHDVMASPDTRFTCKGKKVLQFMGTSTFSEYTVVDQMSVAKIDPAAPLDKVCLLGCGICTGYGAAVNTAKVEPGSTCAVFGLGAVGLAAVMGCKAAGAKRIIAVDINPEKFEKAKVFGATDFVNPKDHSKPISQVLSEMTNGGVDFSLECVGNVAVMRAALESCVKGWGVSVLVGWTDMYDFSARPIQLIAGRTWKGSLFGGFKSKDGVPQMVKAYLDKKVKLDEFITHNMTLDQVNNAIELMKQGKCIRTVLSVSPQ encoded by the exons GTCATCAAGTGCAAGGCAGCAGTGGCCTGGGAGCCCAACAAGCCTCTGGTGATGGAGGATATCGAGGTAGCCCCACCCCAAGCCAACGAGGTCCGCATCAAG ATTGCAGCAACCGGGGTGTGCCACACAGACCTGTATCATCTGTTTGAGGGGATGCATAAAGACGGCTTCCCGGCAGTCCTTGGCCATGAGGGAGCTGGCATCGTGGAGAGCGTTGGGCCTGGAGTCACCGAATTTCAACCAG GTGACAAAGTGATTCCTCTGTTCATCTCCCAGTGTAGAGAGTGTCGCTTCTGTAAGAGTCCTAAGACCAACCAGTGTGAGAGTGGATG GTCCGCTGGTCGTCATGATGTCATGGCATCACCAGATACCAGGTTTACCTGTAAGGGGAAGAAGGTGCTGCAGTTTATGGGAACCAGTACCTTCTCTGAGTACACTGTGGTTGACCAGATGTCTGTGGCTAAGATCGACCCCGCTGCCCCTCTGGACAAAGTGTGTCTCCTCGGCTGTGGGATCTGCACAGGATATGGAGCAGCAGTTAATACTGCTAAG GTGGAACCAGGCTCCACATGTGCAGTGTTTGGCCTGGGAGCTGTGGGTTTGGCTGCAGTCATGGGCTGCAAGGCTGCAGGAGCCAAGAGGATTATCGCTGTTGACATCAATCCAGAGAAGTTTGAGAAGGCCAAGGTGTTCGGTGCAACCGACTTCGTGAACCCAAAGGACCACAGTAAACCCATCAGCCAGGTGCTGTCTGAGATGACCAACGGAGGAGTGGACTTTTCCCTGGAATGTGTCGGGAATGTGGCAGTCATG CGTGCTGCCTTGGAGTCGTGTGTGAAAGGCTGGGGTGTCAGTGTGCTGGTTGGCTGGACAGACATGTACGACTTTTCTGCCCGACCCATTCAGCTCATCGCTGGACGCACCTGGAAGGGCTCCCTGTTTGGAG GCTTTAAGAGCAAGGACGGCGTGCCTCAGATGGTTAAGGCCTACCTGGACAAGAAGGTGAAGCTGGATGAGTTCATCACTCACAACATGACCTTGGACCAGGTCAACAACGCCATTGAACTGATGAAGCAAGGCAAATG CATCCGGACGGTCCTGAGTGTTTCTCCACAGTAA
- the LOC139211676 gene encoding alcohol dehydrogenase 1-like isoform X2 encodes MATAGKVIKCKAAVAWEPNKPLVMEDIEVAPPQANEVRIKIAATGVCHTDLYHLFEGMHKDGFPAVLGHEGAGIVESVGPGVTEFQPGDKVIPLFISQCRECRFCKSPKTNQCESGWSAGRHDVMASPDTRFTCKGKKVLQFMGTSTFSEYTVVDQMSVAKIDPAAPLDKVCLLGCGICTGYGAAVNTAKVEPGSTCAVFGLGAVGLAAVMGCKAAGAKRIIAVDINPEKFEKAKVFGATDFVNPKDHSKPISQVLSEMTNGGVDFSLECVGNVAVMRAALESCVKGWGVSVLVGWTDMYDFSARPIQLIAGRTWKGSLFGGFKSKDGVPQMVKAYLDKKVKLDEFITHNMTLDQVNNAIELMKQGKCIRTVLNVSPQ; translated from the exons GTCATCAAGTGCAAGGCAGCAGTGGCCTGGGAGCCCAACAAGCCTCTGGTGATGGAGGATATCGAGGTAGCCCCACCCCAAGCCAACGAGGTCCGCATCAAG ATTGCAGCAACCGGGGTGTGCCACACAGACCTGTATCATCTGTTTGAGGGGATGCATAAAGACGGCTTCCCGGCAGTCCTTGGCCATGAGGGAGCTGGCATCGTGGAGAGCGTTGGGCCTGGAGTCACCGAATTTCAACCAG GTGACAAAGTGATTCCTCTGTTCATCTCCCAGTGTAGAGAGTGTCGCTTCTGTAAGAGTCCTAAGACCAACCAGTGTGAGAGTGGATG GTCCGCTGGTCGTCATGATGTCATGGCATCACCAGATACCAGGTTTACCTGTAAGGGGAAGAAGGTGCTGCAGTTTATGGGAACCAGTACCTTCTCTGAGTACACTGTGGTTGACCAGATGTCTGTGGCTAAGATCGACCCCGCTGCCCCTCTGGACAAAGTGTGTCTCCTCGGCTGTGGGATCTGCACAGGATATGGAGCAGCAGTTAATACTGCTAAG GTGGAACCAGGCTCCACATGTGCAGTGTTTGGCCTGGGAGCTGTGGGTTTGGCTGCAGTCATGGGCTGCAAGGCTGCAGGAGCCAAGAGGATTATCGCTGTTGACATCAATCCAGAGAAGTTTGAGAAGGCCAAGGTGTTCGGTGCAACCGACTTCGTGAACCCAAAGGACCACAGTAAACCCATCAGCCAGGTGCTGTCTGAGATGACCAACGGAGGAGTGGACTTTTCCCTGGAATGTGTCGGGAATGTGGCAGTCATG CGTGCTGCCTTGGAGTCGTGTGTGAAAGGCTGGGGTGTCAGTGTGCTGGTTGGCTGGACAGACATGTACGACTTTTCTGCCCGACCCATTCAGCTCATCGCTGGACGCACCTGGAAGGGCTCCCTGTTTGGAG GCTTTAAGAGCAAGGACGGCGTGCCTCAGATGGTTAAGGCCTACCTGGACAAGAAGGTGAAGCTGGATGAGTTCATCACTCACAACATGACCTTGGACCAGGTCAACAACGCCATTGAACTGATGAAGCAAGGCAAATG CATCCGGACGGTCCTGAATGTTTCTCCACAATAA
- the LOC139211676 gene encoding alcohol dehydrogenase 1-like isoform X4: MATAGKVIKCKAAVAWEPNKPVVIEEIEVAPPQANEVRIKIVATAVCHSDLYHLFENMHKDGFPTVLGHEAAGIVESVGPGVTEFQPGDKVIPLFLAQCKECRFCKSPKTNQCEKAWSTNHPGVMAPPESRFTCKGKKVLQFSGTSTFSEYTVVRQIAVAKIDPAAPLDKVCLLGCGICTGYGAAVNTAKVEPGSTCAVFGLGAVGLAAVMGCKAAGAKRIIAVDINPEKFEKAKVFGATDFVNPKDHSKPINQVLSEMTNGGVDFSLECVGNVAVMRSALESCIPAWGVSVIVGWTDLEDVSARPVQLIGGRTWKGALFGGFKSRDGVPQMVKAYLDKKVMLDEFITHNMTLDQINDAIELMKHGKCIRTVLNVSPQ, from the exons ATGGCCACAGCTGGTAAG GTCATCAAGTGCAAGGCAGCAGTGGCCTGGGAGCCCAACAAGCCTGTGGTGATTGAGGAGATTGAGGTAGCTCCACCACAGGCCAACGAGGTCCGCATCAAG ATTGTGGCGACTGCAGTGTGCCATTCGGATCTGTACCACCTTTTTGAGAACATGCACAAAGACGGCTTCCCAACAGTTCTTGGCCACGAGGCAGCTGGGATCGTAGAGAGTGTCGGGCCTGGAGTCACTGAATTTCAGCCCG gaGACAAGGTTATCCCTCTGTTCCTCGCCCAGTGTAAAGAATGTCGCTTCTGTAAGAGCCCAAAGACCAACCAGTGTGAGAAGGCGTG GTCCACTAATCATCCTGGTGTGATGGCACCGCCAGAGTCCAGGTTTACCTGTAAGGGGAAGAAGGTGCTGCAGTTTTCAGGAACCAGTACCTTCTCTGAGTACACTGTGGTTAGACAGATTGCTGTGGCTAAGATCGACCCCGCTGCCCCTCTGGACAAAGTGTGTCTCCTCGGCTGTGGGATCTGCACAGGATATGGAGCAGCAGTTAATACTGCCAAG GTGGAACCGGGCTCCACATGTGCAGTGTTTGGCCTGGGAGCTGTGGGTTTGGCTGCAGTCATGGGCTGCAAGGCTGCAGGAGCCAAGAGGATTATCGCTGTTGACATCAATCCAGAGAAGTTTGAGAAGGCCAAGGTGTTCGGTGCAACCGACTTCGTGAACCCAAAGGACCACAGTAAACCCATCAACCAGGTGCTGTCTGAGATGACCAACGGAGGAGTGGACTTTTCCCTGGAATGTGTCGGGAATGTGGCAGTCATG CGCAGTGCCTTGGAGTCCTGTATACCAGCTTGGGGTGTCAGCGTTATTGTTGGCTGGACAGACTTGGAGGACGTTTCTGCTCGACCCGTTCAGCTCATCGGTGGACGCACATGGAAGGGTGCCCTGTTTGGAG GCTTTAAAAGTAGGGATGGTGTGCCTCAGATGGTTAAAGCCTACCTGGACAAGAAGGTGATGCTGGATGAGTTCATCACTCACAACATGACCTTGGACCAAATCAATGATGCCATTGAACTGATGAAGCACGGCAAATG CATCCGGACGGTCCTGAATGTTTCTCCACAATAA